A genomic stretch from Arachis stenosperma cultivar V10309 chromosome 3, arast.V10309.gnm1.PFL2, whole genome shotgun sequence includes:
- the LOC130967478 gene encoding uncharacterized protein LOC130967478, with protein sequence MAKLLDDAPLWLPPPQFLDGPKGSPKPDPDAVFAFPSEFPYEFGVSSPVESVAGSTETESSDEEEDFFAGLTRRLSQATIHDSRKQLATEKPEACKTRGMAGSPQSTLSGIGSWSGRSLVSGEGTPSGSSRVPSPSTTPFADQNDPWEVIYQAAGQVARMKLNDHVSQSNRGFLNSARATAAAPKNLHTTVCRSFCNHAPQVSQEQVLNQQCGSTWGRQGAGNKAYWLLQQQNRAREVCYESVKCGNRLQSAWPQPHQNQNNLQYVGSGHRVPVPVGSAAKRASSGGTGVFLPRQYGNTAEPRKKTGSAPVVVPAKVVHALNLNIEGFNGPSLQPCFSNAFATDYDALVARRNAVLMQNRLRARREEAASYEVRLPQEWTY encoded by the exons ATGGCGAAGCTTCTTGACGACGCGCCTCTCTGGCTTCCGCCGCCGCAGTTCCTCGACGGACCTAAGGGCTCCCCAAAACCCGACCCGGACGCCGTTTTCGCCTTTCCTTCCGAGTTCCCCTATGAGTTTGGTGTGTCCTCTCCGGTGGAGTCCGTTGCTGGCTCCACCGAGACGGAGAGCAGCGACGAGGAAGAAGACTTCTTCGCCGGCTTGACTCGCCGCCTCAGTCAGGCGACGATTCACGACTCACGCAAACAACTCGCCACTGAGAAACCTGAG GCATGCAAAACTCGCGGTATGGCAGGCTCGCCTCAGTCTACCCTTAGCGGAATCGGAAGCTGGTCCGGCCGTAGTTTAGTTTCCGGCGAAGGAACACCGAGCGGATCTTCCCGTGTTCCTTCCCCTTCGACGACGCCGTTCGCCGACCAAAACGACCCTTGGGAGGTTATATACCAAGCCGCAGGACAAGTGGCCAGGATGAAGCTGAACGACCACGTGTCTCAGAGCAACAGAGGGTTTCTTAACTCTGCACGCGCCACCGCAGCAGCACCGAAGAACCTCCACACCACCGTATGCCGCTCGTTCTGTAACCACGCTCCTCAG GTTTCTCAAGAGCAGGTGTTGAATCAACAGTGTGGTTCTACCTGGGGAAGGCAGGGGGCTGGTAATAAAGCATACTGGCTCCTCCAACAGCAGAACAGAGCGCGTGAAGTTTGTTACGAGAGTGTAAAATGTGGTAACCGTCTCCAATCTGCATGGCCCCAACCTCACCAGAATCAGAACAACTTGCAGTATGTCGGATCCGGGCATCGGGTTCCGGTTCCGGTTGGATCTGCCGCCAAAAGAGCCAGCTCTGGTGGAACAGGGGTGTTCTTGCCTCGCCAGTATGGGAACACCGCTGAGCCTCGAAAGAAGACTG GTTCTGCACCTGTTGTGGTTCCGGCTAAGGTAGTTCATGCTTTGAACTTAAACATTGAGGGTTTTAATGGTCCATCACTTCAGCCGTGCTTCTCCAACGCCTTTGCCACTGATTATG atGCATTGGTCGCAAGAAGAAACGCTGTTCTGATGCAGAACAGATTAAGGGCACGGCGGGAAGAGGCAGCCAGCTACGAAGTTCGCCTCCCGCAGGAGTGGActtattga